The Tatumella ptyseos genome segment TTGGTAGCCTTTTGCAATCAGCTGTTTAGCGAGTTCAGCATAATGGTAGTCAGGCCAGCGCTTCGCTGGCCCGAATTCTGCCCCTGGACAAAAACCGATGAGCGGACGATCGGCATGCAGACAAAAAAGAGCGGCAGTTTCTAGTTTTTCACGCTCCGAAACAACCAGTGTTGGCCGAGCAAGGGGTCTTGGTAAATCCGCAGCATGAGTCGCTTTGTTTTGTTCGTAGGCTAAAGCGATATAGCGTTCTACCATCAAAGGAAACGCGGTTTTATCTAAACGACGATGATCGTTTAATAAGCCATAACGCATCTCACCTAGCCATCCTGTACGACGTTTGATCCCTGCAAACCAAGGTATCAGAGCCGATTTGAAAGAGTTAGGTAGAACGTAAGCGTGGTCGTAGTGGTTATCACGAAGTGCCTTACCGAGTCGATACCGGTCGCCCAATGCTAGACTCCCATGGCCAATAGGCATTGCGATCGCTTGATTAACCTCTGGCATTCTCGCTAGGAGTGGCCTGCACCATGCTGGAGCCATTACATCTATTTCTGCTTGTGGCCACTGTACTTTCAGCGTTTGGTACAGGCTTTGCGACATCATCATGTCACCCACCCACGATGGCGCAATCACTAATATTTTCATCGATAAGGCTTCCACTTTCTTAAGGCTTATTTAACCAACGCATATAGTCGCTTACGCCTTCAGTTACGGTTTTAAAGGCTTTGGTATAACCTGCATTTCTAAGACGAGTCAGATCAGCTTGAGTATAGGCTTGATAGCGGCCCTTAAGCTTGTCTGGGAAAGGAATATATTCCACTTCACCTTGCTGGTGATGGGCTAGAACGGCATCAGCGACGACTTGGAAAGACTCGGCATGACCTGTACCACAGTTGAAAATACCTGAAACACCATTTTCCCAACACCAGAGGTTTACGTCAGCCACATCTTCGACATAGATAAAATCGCGTTTGAATTGCTCGCTACCCGCGAAAAGCTTAGGATTTTCACCTTGATTAATCTGGTTATTGAGGTGAAAGGCGACACTGGCCATGCTACCTTTGTGGCCTTCGCGAGGGCCGTAGACGTTAAAATAACGGAATCCACACACTGGTGAGTCAGCGTCAGGAAGAATGCTCCTAACATAGTGGTCGAATAGCATTTTAGAATAGCCATAGACGTTCAGTGGCGATTCATACTGACGCTCTTCTATAAAATCACTATCACGTCCGCCGTAAGTGGCCGCTGAGGATGCATACAAGAAGGGGATTTGACGCTCTAAACAAAAATGCAGTAATTCTTTAGAGTACTGGTAATTATTATCCATCATATATTTACCGTCCCACTCAGTGGTTGCTGAGCACGCACCTTCGTGGAAAATAGCTTCAATCGGCCCTAAATCATCACCGGCCACAATACTCATTAAAAATTCTTCTTTATCCATGTAATCGCTGATATCAAGATCAGCCAGATTAATGAACTTAGTGCCATCTTTGAGGTTGTCTACCACCAAAATATCGTTATGACCGCGATCGTTTAACGCTTTTACGATATTACTGCCGATCATGCCGGCGCCACCAGTTACAATAATCATAAATCACCTTTCGACTAAGACGAGACTCGATCACTATTCGAGTTAACTACCCTAAATCATACCATCTTAACCATAGGATGGCAGTAAGCCGCCGAAGCGGCGGCCTGATTTAGAATAATGCTTTGATATTTTTTATGAATTTACTGTCGCGTACCGACGTGTAAATAATCATAACGCCTTCTACAGGGTGGAGCTGGCGTAGAGGCTGGGTACGAGGGCAATGCGCAGCGAGGCTTGGTGGTGACGACGCGTGGGTGGCCGTCGCCGTCGCAGAACGGTTGAGCAACTGACTCAATTTCACCAATTTAATATCAGCGGGCAGGGTAGGCAGAAGTTGTTGTAAAACTCTTACCGTCGTGGGGTGCGGGTGTCCAATGGCGATTGCCGAGCCATTACGCTGGGCTAACTTAACCGCACGTTGAAATTGGTAGCGGATATCCGCTTCGTTTTGAGTATCATCTAAGAATACATTTCTCTTCAATACTTTCACTGTGGTTCCCCGTGCAGCGTTGACAGCTTGGGTATTCCCAATCGTGACACTATCGAGAAAATAGAGCTGATGGTGGTTAAGTACGCTCATTACTTTTTGCATAGCAGGTAAGCTGGAGGTCATCCGGCTTCCCATATGGTTATTTAACCCCACCGCATAGGGTACTTGGCGGATAGCACGTTCAATAATACTTTGTACCTGAGTGAGGCTCATTTCAGG includes the following:
- the rfaF gene encoding ADP-heptose--LPS heptosyltransferase RfaF; its protein translation is MKILVIAPSWVGDMMMSQSLYQTLKVQWPQAEIDVMAPAWCRPLLARMPEVNQAIAMPIGHGSLALGDRYRLGKALRDNHYDHAYVLPNSFKSALIPWFAGIKRRTGWLGEMRYGLLNDHRRLDKTAFPLMVERYIALAYEQNKATHAADLPRPLARPTLVVSEREKLETAALFCLHADRPLIGFCPGAEFGPAKRWPDYHYAELAKQLIAKGYQIALFGSAKDNEAGAEIIARLTQDEAAHCTNLAGKTELDQAVILLAQCHGVVTNDSGLMHVAAALGRPLVALYGPSSPDFTPPLTDKAHIIRLITGYHKIRKGEGEQGYHQSLIDITPTRVFSELETLLATVQEHECVS
- a CDS encoding divergent polysaccharide deacetylase family protein, which produces MRKLFNSLISIGLLTFAYTTYGGQLALVIDDFGYRPTEEHKVIALPNTISIAVLPDAPHARSMATLAHQAGHEVLIHLPMAPMSKQPLEVNTLTPEMSLTQVQSIIERAIRQVPYAVGLNNHMGSRMTSSLPAMQKVMSVLNHHQLYFLDSVTIGNTQAVNAARGTTVKVLKRNVFLDDTQNEADIRYQFQRAVKLAQRNGSAIAIGHPHPTTVRVLQQLLPTLPADIKLVKLSQLLNRSATATATHASSPPSLAAHCPRTQPLRQLHPVEGVMIIYTSVRDSKFIKNIKALF
- the rfaD gene encoding ADP-glyceromanno-heptose 6-epimerase, producing MIIVTGGAGMIGSNIVKALNDRGHNDILVVDNLKDGTKFINLADLDISDYMDKEEFLMSIVAGDDLGPIEAIFHEGACSATTEWDGKYMMDNNYQYSKELLHFCLERQIPFLYASSAATYGGRDSDFIEERQYESPLNVYGYSKMLFDHYVRSILPDADSPVCGFRYFNVYGPREGHKGSMASVAFHLNNQINQGENPKLFAGSEQFKRDFIYVEDVADVNLWCWENGVSGIFNCGTGHAESFQVVADAVLAHHQQGEVEYIPFPDKLKGRYQAYTQADLTRLRNAGYTKAFKTVTEGVSDYMRWLNKP